One Festucalex cinctus isolate MCC-2025b chromosome 3, RoL_Fcin_1.0, whole genome shotgun sequence DNA window includes the following coding sequences:
- the ucmab gene encoding upper zone of growth plate and cartilage matrix-associated protein translates to MSWTCGTFLALLTVLVALSLCPEADCAAVPSSSQASAKESQGPLRRIFMKEADASNFFRRRSRRAVKSPDELNAEQRQVLAADERKREFHEEKRNEFENYVEEVDDEQNERSRESTEQWREFHYDGMNPPYEYNRQTI, encoded by the exons ATGTCGTGGACCTGCGGGACCTTCCTGGCGCTCCTCACGGTGCTTGTCGCACTCTCCT TGTGTCCAGAGGCCGACTGTGCAGCCGTGCCCAGCAGCAGTCAGGCGTCTGCCAAGGAGTCACAAG GGCCACTGAGGAGGATCTTCATGAAAGAGGCCGACGCCTCCAACTTCTTCAGACGACGCAGCAGGAGAGCGGTCAAGTCGCCCGATGAGCTCAACG CCGAGCAGAGGCAAGTTCTGGCTGCGGACGAGCGCAAGAGAGAGTTCCACGAGGAGAAGAGGAACGAGTTTGAGAACTACGTCGAAGAGGTGGACGACG AACAAAACGAGAGGAGCCGCGAGAGCACGGAGCAGTGGCGAGAGTTTCACTACGACGGGATGAATCCCCCCTACGAGTACAACCGGCAAACCATCTGA